tggggggggggggggggtgaatcaCTGTGAGAAGGTTGACTTTGGATACTATGGAAACAAAACTACAACTTTAAAGAtaattgacaaaaaataaaattttcacTCCTTGATCAttcattgttttattctagATAATTGATGCTACGTTGAAAGGAAGTATATCACGCTTCATAAATCATAGTTGTGAACCAAACTGTGTAACTCAAAAGGTATATTTGTATATGATTTGAATACATGAATTAATATATTATAGTAATATATTAttctgaaaaaatatttttcagtgGACTGTCAATGGTTTATTGAGGATCGGATTCTTTACATTACGAACAATAAAAGCTGGAGAAGAACTTACTTTTGACTACCAACTGCAAAGATATGGGTAATGTGATTTGCTGGTACTTAATTCTTCTGATACTTGTCTTGTCAGTAGATAGaaaaattatgatgatgatcttatgttttgtactttttatagaaaaattgCGCAGACCTGTTACTGTGAGTCTCCAAGCTGTCGGGGAATTATTGGTGGTGAAAAACACACCCCTTTGAAAACTACTGTGGAAAAAATTGGTAAAGGCACAATAATCCTTGATCAATGCATGAcagctttattattattgaaacCTCAGAAATCTGTCTGATTGACTGAGGTGCAATAATTTGTCTAAAATGCTAGGGTTTCTTATTCTAGCAACTCCATCTGCAAATTCACCAAGAAGAAAGAAGAAGAGAAATATTGCATCTgactttgaggatgtgacggTATGTAATCAATAGCAATATAGTGATCAGCTCAACTGATTTGTATGTATAAAATATCTTCTTTGAATAAGCCTATTCTAGCTTACAAGAAGCTCTTGAACATTTATTTAACATATTTGGACACTATGAATTTATTTACTAACAATCTaagatgtgttttttttattatagcTTGAAGATGAATTGGAAAGACTAATTGGTGACCATCGTGGTATGACTGTCAGTGACCAAGCACTGAAACTATCCCGATTGATGGTTAGGGCAGAGGATATGCCACAAAGAATCATGCTTCTTAGAGTGCTTCAGGTAAATCTAAGGATGGTCTGGGAGGTTTGTTGGACAATTGGAGCCAACACATTGCTTGCAATATCTTTTAaccaataaagtattaataatttttttgtagGGGGAAGCTCTAGCGGTTCTAGATCCCTCCTAGTCTAAGCAAACAGTGATAAAGGAAAAGTGAGATAGCAAATTCCCCAAACATTTTTATCCaactatatatataatattcaAGAATTTATTCCTATTTCAAACAGCCCACGATTTAGCATATATTTGCCTAGATAACTTTGAATACATGGTGAAATTACTGTAAGTAGTTATCACTACTGTGTACTgttgtaaaaaaacaaagtttgagAAAATCttataaaatgtttatttatttatttacttatttatttaaagGCTTCCTCCAAACTTATATAGTGTATACATAAAGATatagaaaaaatacataaaaaacaGACAAGAATAAATGCAGAGAGGGGAAGGCGAACGGACACAAGGCCCTGACACTACGGATACTTGAACACTTatcaataaaatacaaaaacacagaGACTAATCTAACAGCAATTCAGCCTGAAGTAGCGGCATTTAGGGCGCACTGTTTTCTAACAACAAATGTTGAAATGGGAATACTGCAGAAATAATAATCAGTGAAATGTTAACCTTTTAAAAGACAACAATCCAGCAAAGCTACCGGCTTTTAACTATCTTGGTAAAAGAATTTCTATACTCATTGATGGAAATTGCTTGATACTCTATTTGAATTTATCTTTTAAgaattaaaattgttttaccTTAAGTAGAATTGCAGTGAGGACACAGGAAGAAGCATGGCccgctttctgtgtcctcactgtaaTATTTACTTTGTAGTACTTTATCATTTTTTGCAGAACACCACAGACCAGTCATGTCTCAAGGCCTTCCTCAGATACCAAGGATTATCTTTGCTATGGAGTTGGATGGTTGATGCCGGGGCCAAGCCAAGTAGCAAACTGCAGCTAGAGGTACAGAATTTAGGGTTTCTGCAATAATGGCTAATTTCTAATTGTGTAATAACCACCAAGCCAAGTAGGAAACTATATCACAAGTACACTACCTCTATGGGCATGACAGCTAGAAGTAACTACAGCTAGGGACTTTACTAGAGTGGCTAGATTATCACTAACTACTGTACTGTACAGCTAGGGAGTTTGCAATTATACCGGCAAGTCATATTTCACCTTTCAGTTAATCTGTTATTTATGACATAAAATAGATTACATATGCAAAAACTCTCCCCTGGAGGGTATCCTCAATTGAAGGATTTGACTGTATACTAATAAATGCTTGATTTACATCTGAACAATTCTCACAGAATGTTTTTATCGACCCTGCAGCTACTTGCGACCCTCAAGTATTTGCCTGTGAGCAGTAAAAACCAACTTGAAGACAGTAAAGTTATGCGAGTTGTAAACAAATGGGCAATAGCGGTAGAGGAAGTACCATCCTCGTGCAGTAGCAGTCAAGAGGAGAGCAACATTGATGATGTAGACAGGACATTGACTCAAGAGGATGTTGATGAAAACCAAGCTAAAGATAAACAAAACCTTAATCGCCAACTCTCAGATAATAGCAGCAAGGATGAGGAAGAAGCTGAGGGAGGGAGCCCAGAAAGCAAATGTGAGGAAACAAAGAGTAAAGATGGTGGCAAATCACCAGACGAGCTGTCAGAAGATGATAGCAAATCTGCAGAGGAAGATCCAATTGCATCTACTGATGAGAGTATTAACTCTATGGCGAACGAGCTGTTGAAGCAGTGGAGCACATTAAAGGTTCGAGTCCAAATCTGTATGCTTTTTAATGTTTTAGTGTAGGATTTTTCTATGAGTTTTCATTGACTTCTATGATCTCTTTCACTCAGGAAATCTACAGGATACCCAAGAAAACACCTGTAAGTTTACAGATACCGGTACTGTAGTACTACAATACACTACTTTGGCAATTATTACTAAGTTATCATCGTTAAACATGAAGTGACGTCTTGTTTTTTATCATCCTAGTGAcctattttttcaaatatagatggtgttttattttcattacggTGCTATGTAGGTCAAGAAGAAAGCTGAAGTTGTTGTTGCTACAAGCAGTACAGGGACATCAGGTATGACATTGACTAACATCATGTTGAGATTCAGAAATTTGTTATTACCATGTTTTATCTAACCTTTCACTCCAAACATTTTAGGTCTCACTTCATCTATTGAAAGAGAACTAAGGTACTTATCCtacatcttttattttatgattgaATTTTTATACTTACATTTCTGTACCTTGTTGTTGTCCTCGTAGACAGTTATTCTCTTTGACATTTTTCACATGTTTGCAGTCTTTCTCGTAATTTCCCAAACCACGCCGTCCACTGATAGGAGAAATAATGGCTAGTTTAGTTGTGATGCCATTAGATCATTGATTCAACAGGATGAAGATGGGGAGATGTAGTCTGAACAGGTGGCCAGAACCACAGATAGAGAGAGGAAAGCAGAGAAAAACCCACAGGATGATAAAACATACAAAATCAAGGTCAAATCATATGTGTATACGTCAGGCAGATAGGTATAACACAAAGTAGTAACTTTAGCCAGGTTGTGAGTTCGTGCCTGGGGGAGCTTTGGTGCTTGTATTTTGTATGTAAAATCTCTATGGTTGAAGTATAATGCCGGTCTGTTCCCATGATTCTAGTTCTTTTCCAAGCCTGCCAGATTCCTCAGTAAAAGTTGAAGCGGAGCCAGTGATGACATATAAGGAAGAGACATCTAATACCCTGGCAGCTTTGATGTCTATCGACGTCCCACTTGTGTCCAAGGCAGAACCGTCGACTGGCTACGCAACGCCAGAACCGGTCAGCAAGGAAGATCTAACAAGTGACGTTATAGAGGGTAAAACATCAGTTTCCAGCAGTGCCCAGGTGCCATCAGGTGCAGATGGTGACATGAATCATATACCAACTGTGGCGGCTGATTGGGGAGAGAACCAAGTGTTTGGCTACAATCAGCAAATGGGGAAGGAAGAAGAGCTTGCTGTCGCCGAGAGTGAAGCCCAACGGAATTCAAGATCAAGAAAACAGGGCAAGAAGTCCAAGTGGTCCAAGCAGGGATTCCAACCATTTGCTTCTCATGGTCCTCAAGTCAGTCAAGGGCCTGTAAGGCCAAGTTATAATGTCCCCTCTGGCCGACCGTGGCAAGATCCATCACTTCACTGGACAGGATCGATCTTGGACCAGCCTCAGGGAATACCATACTATGGGCCTCAAGCATCTGGCGGGGTGATATTCCAACAAGGACCCTATCCTTCTCATATGCCAGCAAACGCACCGCCTCCAAACATCCCAATACAAGCAAACTTTCCCCGGAATATCCCTCCACCCAATTACATCCCTCCTACGCAACAAATGTCATTTCAGCATTCGCCGTATAACAGGCCTCCGCCCAATGTCATTCCTACTGGGAACATGGTGATTGAAGCAAGATTCCATGCTCAACAACATGGTATGCCACCACAGCCGAATACCACCCACATGCAGGCGCCTGGTCAAGTACCATTTCCAGGATATGGAGCTCCTCAGGGTCAACAACAAAACCCCTACCCATACAAAATGGTGATACAGTCACCATCTGCCATTCAACAGGACACGATGCAGCCTAGGGACGCCAAGCACCCTGAGCCAGCGGCTACCCCGGAGAGCATGGGGCCAGAgagcatcatcatcaacacagAGCACCATCACACACCTGCCAAGGTCAAGCCAAGGGCGCTCCCCCCGAACTGGAAAACTGCCACTGACCCACAAGGGAAGATCTACTACTACCACACGTTGACAAGGTAATTGTTGCGAagttattgtttgttttttgacaAGGTAATTGTTGCGAagttattgtttgttttttgacaAGGTAATTGTTGCGAagttattgtttgttttttgacaAGGTAATTGTTGTgaagttattgtttttttttttgacaagGTAATTGTTGTGAagttattgtttgttttttgacaAGGTAATTGTTGCGAagttattgtttgttttttgacaAGGTAATTGTTGTGAagttattgtttgttttttgacaAGGTAATTGTTGTGAagttattgtttgttttttgacaAGGTAATTGTTGCGAagttattgtttgttttttgacaAGGTAATTGTTGCAAagttattgtttgttttttgacaAAGTAATTGTTGTGAagttattgtttgttttttgacaAGGTAGTTGTTGCGAagttattgtttgttttttgacaAGGTAATTGTTGCGAagttattgtttgttttttgacaAGGTAATTGTTGCAAagttattgtttgttttttgacaAAGTAATTGTTGCGAagttattgtttgttttttgacaAGGTAATTGTTGTGAAgttattgtttgttttgtatggCTAGAAATTTGCCAAGACATGATTGTCCAGAAGGTTACGACCAGGAGTAGAATttaaaagccgcattgtcaccagtttactgaCAGTTTATcagtcgattacgtaacaatctccgatgatttttaatggaaaacgcaaaaaaaatcaaaatattgaaagcagtgtgtctattgaaagtttcttcgagCATgagattgataatttagagcggatggccagTTAAATATCTCTGATTCTAATATATGTactcttttgtcttttaacggttgaggtttccgtcggacctccctaagtaaactggtgacaatgcggctttaaggtcATGTGTAGAAAAATGGCTTTAGGTAATGTTATTTGACGGGGTTGGACCAGTTAGAGATAACGTTCAGACGCATTGGACTTTTCCCTATTTTTGCGTGCGCTGGAAAGTGTACATGGAGACGTTGGAAAGTATGTCTCTTATTTTTTAACGTAGATTCTCTTCCGTTTTATTTCAGACGGACGCAGTGGGACCCGCCCACCCCTGAGATTGTTGTTAGCCCTAGAAAGTTTACCACTGACATGGAGATGGACTCTGGAGACGAGGTAAGCTTCCAATCTTATTCTACCGTTTTATGGGCACCTTACACATTATTTTGTGATTGGGATGACTGGGACGATTAAATTCTGATGCTTGAATAGCaatattctattatttttattactgtGAGGATGGATGCTATGTGTAGATCGGAAGGCCTAGGCTTAAGACTCAAATAGCTGTTTTAGCGTTTCGCATTCAATACCGAACTAGTTGAAATTATATTATCCCTATTATAATTCGCATAACAATTAGTTGAAAAGGCTTGACTCAGAAGAGAAGCCTTCCCTTCGCCTGTCACCGGAATACAAAAGAGTTCATTATATGATTGTTCATAATTTTCTACCTAGGAGCCCCCTCTGAAAAAGAAGAAACCCAAGACGCCCTCCACACCCCCAGGGTCCCCTCCACGTAGCCCAACACTCGCGTACACCACCGCCCCTGCGGACACCACCGAAAACCAATGCAACATACTCTCCCCGCCTGGTCAGCACACGCACGGCGAGCCCATGAGCGCTAAGCAGAAGATAAAAGACGCATTTAGAGTCAAAGTGAGTATGAAAACACACAAGAAGGTACTAGCGCTAAACAGAATGCAAAAGATTGCCTTAACAGTCAAAGTAGATATTTAAACGTGTTTCAACTTCAATAAACAAAGATAAGTAATGCTTTCAGAAGTCAAGGCAGCAAAGCAATGTTACTAAATGAACACACGCTAAACACTGAACATGAGATAGAGTTTGAGTCAAAGTAAGTCACACACACGCTAATGCTAACCACAAATTACCGTTCAAGTGAAACATTGAGAATCATCGCTCTCATTGCGCTATTTTACATCAAATAAGAGGAGAAACAAAGTTTTTGGCTTCAACTGATAAAGCTTGTGCTGcatctttttgtcttttgtgtCTTGGCTGACTTTATGCCTCTGTGTTTAGTTGTCGAATGTGGTGGTGAATTGTCTGAACCCCTACCACAAGGTAGACTGTAAACAAGGCCGCATCACCAACGTCGAAGATTTCAAGTATTTGGCGCGAAAGGTGAGTCGACATGGTTTTTAGTTACTCCCTTGCGTAAGTCCCATATCGGGAGATCTAGTAcatacatacacctatttcaataaacgttgtcagtacaaatggcaaatgacaattggcaaatggcagttctaagaccGATCACTGCTTATGGTTTCCTGCtggcagaggcctcttttctctgtatttcgctgggctggagcgAACGCAAgcacagcgaaatacagagaaaagaggcctctgctagcagggaatgcttatgggtataattatttgtaagaataaagatgataagTAATATAATCGCAGAAACTATCCATATTTTCTACATTCACATTCTacatttctacatttgatagaagaactgccatttgacaatcaCCATTTGCCGTTAGCACTGACGACTTTATTTTAAATAGGTATGTATTTTACCTCTTTCGATCGAAAGAGTGtcgacgcacgctaccgtggtcaAAGTTTTGTGAGGTAGGCCAAAGATAAAGCTTGTTAGCAAAGAAATGCTTCAGTCAACATCAGAATCACGATAGAATTATCCTAGCTATAAAGCTAGTGTCAATGAAAACAGTAGATCTCTAATGGTTTTCTCAACATTCTTaaaaactttgtcttggtggccacggtagtgcGCGTCGTATGGTCAACTTTGTCttagtggccacggtagcgcgcgtcgcatggttagCTTTGTCttagtggccacggtagcgcgcgtcgcatggttagctttgtcttggtggccacggtagtgcGCGTCGTATGGTAAACTTTGTCttagtggccacggtagcgcgcgtcgcatggttagctttgtcttggtggccacggtagtgcGTGTCGCATGGTTagctttgtcttggtggccacggtagcgcgcgtcgcatggttagCTTTGTCTtagtggtcacggtagcgcgcgtcgcatggttagCTTTGTCTTAGTGGCCACGGTAGTGCGTGTCTCATGGTTagctttgtcttggtggccacggtagcgcgcgtcgcatggttagctttgtcttggtggccacggtagtgcGTGTCGCATGGTTAGCTTTGTCttggtggtcacggtagcgtgTGTCGCATGGTTagctttgtcttggtggccacggtagcgcgcgtcgcatggttagctttgtcttggtggccacggtagtgcGTGTCGCATGGTTagctttgtcttggtggccacggtagcgcgcgtcgcatggttagctttgtcttggtggtcacggtagcgcgcgtcgcatggttagCTTTGTCTTAGTGGCCACGGTAGTGCGTGTCTCATGGTTagctttgtcttggtggccacggtagcgcgcgtcgcatgtttagctttgtcttggtggccacggtagtgcGTGTCGCATGGTTAGCTTTGTCttggtggtcacggtagcgtgTGTCGCATGGTTagctttgtcttggtggccacggtagcgcgcgtcgcatggttagCTTTGTCTTGGTGGTCATGGTAGCGCGCGCCGCACTTAATGTGAAGTTGATATGAATAAGATCTGCAAGTATTGCACTTGCTGAACATGATAAACGTTTACTCTGCATAGCCAATCGAATCCCGAAAAGGGGGCATTGACTTGTTAAAAAGGGGTGACTAAACATAGCGATAACCGAGGAGGATATGTTcctaaaaataccaaaagACAATTGGGATTATCTAACCTTTGCAATTCATGGTTTCGGTGTTTCCTTACAATCTTGCTTTTCGCCTCGCAGCTGACACACGGCGTCATGATGAAGGAACTGCAACACGTCAAGTCTGCGGAAAGCCTTCAGTGCAACGACTCGGTCAAAGTCAAGACGAAAGATTATATACGAAGCTATATGAAGAAATTCGGCCCAGTCTACCAGCGGACATGACCATAGGGCACTTAGGATTGTACAAAGTCTTAATATCTAGGTTTTAGATTTTCATGGACTCGAAGCGCGATGCCCGAATGGTCAGAAATTCTAGCAGCTATCTTAGGTTTTCGATTTTACATGTTGCAATAAGGAGGTGCTTTATGAAGATTGAGAAATTTTTAGATCATCATTACATATTCACATAAAAAGATTACCTCCACATCCCAATTTTAAGATTTTGAAACACTTCAAGTTATTATTAAGCGCTTATGAATTGCTGCTGTATTGCACACTACAACTACGGGATATATTCGTGATTTAAGAGCGCCATACCCTTTCACCGACACAGGCTTATTAGCGGAAAAGTATTATTTAGATTCAAGTACACCTGGTTACACTTTGAATTTCCTACCGACTCGCAAAATCATTGGAGGAATACGATTGACGCCTTATCGCAATACTGTATTTGTTCCTGCCTGTTAGGAAAATCAGTGACGTACGTAAAGCTTTCATTCATTATAAAGTGAACCTTATGGGCCACTTTTACTTTTTACCTTTCTCGTGCCTTGTATATTGtacacatttttaaaaatcacattttcaattttcttaataaaaaaaaacactcgcCTTCCTTATTTGTAAAGACATGTACATAGATCTGATCCTTTGTTTTATGTATTTCAAGTAATCAGTTATTTTGCCCCaacttttgttttgtaagtGATAGTATTATCTTATGTGTACTTTTGAGAAAATAAATTCTTGAGTCTATGTTGCTTGATTTTTCTTCGATTTTTGCGGAGCTGGCCCAGGGCGAGGCTGAAGTCGAAGCTCCTCAATTTAAGTGCTGTTTGTAATATGCTGTCTCTAAATACGTCAGTTTTGCCGCTTGTTCAGGTGTCTACAGGTTCGACTAGCAGTCTTAAGAGCCGATAAATTTTCGGGCTATAATTTGGAAACATAATATAGGCAAACCAGAGTGACCCAGTGTGTCTGGGTTTGAGCGATTTTCGGTGGGTTTAAACCCTCTTCCACTttttgggctacctgtggtagaCTATGGAAAATTAAATTCATGCGCGTGCTTAGAGGGGAGGAGGACCACACCCTATCATGTCACGAAGTCAGTTCGACTCCGGTCGACCCCTTCGTTGGTAGAACATATGTGTGTACTTGGAAATAATTTTTagatctagtgacctattaccaTAGCTTAAAGGCGTAGTGTTATGGTAAGAGCTTTCGTCCCGGACACAAATGAATTTGAGTCAAATTCTAACATTGACTTATGAACTCTTGGTATGGCCTCCCACGCGCCGCTCGTAGGGAGCGCGCTTCCCTGGGCCCAACAAGCGTGGGGCCTAGGGAAGCGGGGTACATAAGAGCGGCGCGTAGGAGGGtactttggtacatgtgggaaaCATAAAtttaaaggaaatgaccacaaactgtcaataaacaaaGTTTTCCATAAActtttgcatattattttaacaaggcattGATAGTTCAACtgtagacaattaaaagcctacaataaacactgacaaatGCCGATTTGAACTTAATTATACGTGGTCAGTGACTGTACTCTAGACCACACCCTGCGTTTTTCCCTAGACACTCCCCTGAAATTCATACAGAAAGCCAAGCAACTCCAGACACACCCAATAAGAATTCAAGACAGCAGAACAACTTCTACACGCATATCACctttatttatctttatcGCCGTTTTAAatcttttaacaaaaaaataaataatgcaGGATGGTATAATCTCTCAAACTATCCCACATAAACAGGTCAACATATAACACCATAATAAAGtaattttatgaaaataaTCTTTACTCGATATTACCGAATAATGGAATCCCGTTTATTTTATAGCCTATCTACATTGATATCCACGgtaaaaccttttttatttataacttCTTATCCTTTATTTTTGGCAACCATCAttacaataaataatatgaacatagaaaaaaatacatattaaTTTCCTAGTATAAACCTGACCATTGCGACGATTACCGCCTACAAATTCTTTACAAAAGGGACTTaaaaattttaataataattagaaGTACTCCACTACCGAACACCATTGCGGCAGTTGCCACAATGGAAACTTGTGTGACAGAGAGGCGAATTCGTGACTATCTTGGCAAGCGAAACAATCACTATCTACACAGTTTACATTTTAAAAACTGATGTGAATATTTATATCAATTTTACAAATAAAACCTCAGTTATCCTTAGGAAAGGATCATTTAGGTGGACTAGAATTCTGCGTTTTGCCCCCAAAGAACGACATTAATCCCATACCCCCGAAGTCCTCAAGTGCAAATGCTTTATTAATCTTCTCTAGTCTATCTTCTGATCGTGTGGCTCCAAACGGTGCATGGGCAGGAGCTGCACCGGGTAACGAGCTCGCTTCCCCTCGAGACCACATCCCGCGCACTCCGGCAAGAGAGCTTAGTCGGGAACCGGAGAAGAAACCCGAAGAAGTCGACGGAGCTGGGATCTGAGCGGAATCGGAAGACCCGAAACCAGGCTCCAGCCTTGTAGGTGACTGCGATCGCTGGCTCGGTTGGAACACTGCGGCGGAATCTATACTTGATGCCCGCTGCACTCGGGGCGGACCGGATATCGGCATAGCACTGATGCTTGATTTCTGGATTATATCTGTTAGACTTCCAAGACTAGGCCTTCGCTTAAGCCGACCGAAAAATCCGACATCAGCATTTGGACTGCTGTCTGGAGAGGAGCTGGACAGATCCTGAAGGTTTCCGCTGCTGGAGCCACGGGAAAGTCGTCCGCCGAAAGCTCCTGGGCTCGACAGCTGGTCGCCGCTACTGGAGCCCATCTTTTCAAGATCTCCACTACTTGCTCTCCGCCGCAACGCAGGCACTCTCGCTGTAGGCCCTTCTGTATAAAGCCCAGACGTACCCGAAGGAAAATGAAGGCCTGATACATCAAGGCTGCGGCGCTTTTCTTCATCAGGGAAAGACAAACTCTCTGCAAGACCCTTCAAGTTAGTACCACTGGCAGTGCGGCCGAACCCCGCCCGGGGCAGCAATGGCGACGAAGTGGTAAGCACATTGGGAGTAGAACTGGCAGTTGTGGTAACTGGTCTTGCGGGCGGCAGGCTCATACTTATGCTACTCGAGCCTAAGATTCTACTAAAGATGCTGCCGGTAATTCCGGTGGAGGGTAGAGGCAGGACAGGGGGACTGACAGGAGGGCTATCGTCTTCAGGGATGGTGCGTTCAGTTGGCATGACCATGCGCTCTTTCTCGCTAAAGTAATTGGCCAGGCTTCGTAAAGACTCGGCGCGCTTAGGCTCCTTGGTGGAAGCCTCCTCGCTTGCCTTCTGGAGGACGCTAGCAAGGACTTGGCCGACGGAGGATTTCTCTGGGGCGGAAGAAGACGGCGAGCTGAGTAACTGTGCTAGGATACTCGCTGTAGTGGACTCCTTAGCACTGAATCCCTTCTCGCTGACAATGGAGGAGAGTGCGAGCGTGCGAGGCGGCTCGAGTCGTGGGCTTCCAGATGTCTCTGGTGACGGCGTCTCGGTTGATCTTGTTGCGTTCGGAGTGGATGTCTCCATGCGGTCGGCGCGTAACGTGATCGGAGCATCTTCGTCGTCTGTGTCGTCGTAAGTGTGTTCACCAGACTGCTTCTCGCCCTGAAGAGCTCCTTGGATGGCACCCTTCACGTGTACGCCAGGCCTGGTCTCCTCGAGACTCATGGTGGGTGATGCCAGCTTCTTCCACTGATGTAACGTCACGGAACCTGAGAGAAGATAGGCACACACCGTATAAAAAAACTAGTTTTTTTAAAGCTTGCTTCAACAGGGTCTCTTTTAAATGGCCTTATTGGGAGGAAGGCCAAAGCGAAATCGATATCGTTATACAGAAAATAACGCTATatcgaaaataataatatgctctatttttttaacaaataaggATTTAGTGGCTTTATTTGTAGGGG
The sequence above is a segment of the Nematostella vectensis chromosome 2, jaNemVect1.1, whole genome shotgun sequence genome. Coding sequences within it:
- the LOC5515718 gene encoding trafficking kinesin-binding protein 2 isoform X3; protein product: MCGRCNPYIMSDNEDESDSGCILTKHCSEDEIVDELPSRLQDLLASALTSNRTNQMTKTHNDLDAILQLLQEKEKDLELAASIGQSLLERNKNLMQKTEAMEQYLEKSFDQEDQLRHEIVMKNELLQKFLKDQEDLYYDGSHTDDEQRSSDGSCKDDSITNLREKCKLLEQHNSHLILEALKIKEDTASEEQKERQLVADCVRQMMEAKDHITSLTDEISKKAEDNVRQQEEISQLINTVVDLQNRHKQLHLDNEELQALLNLSQASQDDLQAKVADLQQKYEECFEILMENQQEMKTINKKIETQPPTPAEEGAMGGHHDSKGSIALEIEESVKRDLAHIHEKRMNLARVLQTVRNINTPRNRKPKKAPSVQPRLVQKGDGFTPPPSLPTAASDQSLSSSDEAALDSRHSYARRSFRKPEKLQIVKPMKGSVTLHQWKKLASPTMSLEETRPGVHVKGAIQGALQGEKQSGEHTYDDTDDEDAPITLRADRMETSTPNATRSTETPSPETSGSPRLEPPRTLALSSIVSEKGFSAKESTTASILAQLLSSPSSSAPEKSSVGQVLASVLQKASEEASTKEPKRAESLRSLANYFSEKERMVMPTERTIPEDDSPPVSPPVLPLPSTGITGSIFSRILGSSSISMSLPPARPVTTTASSTPNVLTTSSPLLPRAGFGRTASGTNLKGLAESLSFPDEEKRRSLDVSGLHFPSGTSGLYTEGPTARVPALRRRASSGDLEKMGSSSGDQLSSPGAFGGRLSRGSSSGNLQDLSSSSPDSSPNADVGFFGRLKRRPSLGSLTDIIQKSSISAMPISGPPRVQRASSIDSAAVFQPSQRSQSPTRLEPGFGSSDSAQIPAPSTSSGFFSGSRLSSLAGVRGMWSRGEASSLPGAAPAHAPFGATRSEDRLEKINKAFALEDFGGMGLMSFFGGKTQNSSPPK
- the LOC5515718 gene encoding uncharacterized protein LOC5515718 isoform X2, yielding MPRSLRRLQSLEEVEEEREYLSASEEELIVESLPARIQKALGRAGSWLNLEPNIFALTSNRTNQMTKTHNDLDAILQLLQEKEKDLELAASIGQSLLERNKNLMQKTEAMEQYLEKSFDQEDQLRHEIVMKNELLQKFLKDQEDLYYDGSHTDDEQRSSDGSCKDDSITNLREKCKLLEQHNSHLILEALKIKEDTASEEQKERQLVADCVRQMMEAKDHITSLTDEISKKAEDNVRQQEEISQLINTVVDLQNRHKQLHLDNEELQALLNLSQASQDDLQAKVADLQQKYEECFEILMENQQEMKTINKKIETQPPTPAEEGAMGGHHDSKGSIALEIEESVKRDLAHIHEKRMNLARVLQTVRNINTPRNRKPKKAPSVQPRLVQKGDGFTPPPSLPTAASDQSLSSSDEAALDSRHSYARRSFRKPEKLQIVKPMKGSVTLHQWKKLASPTMSLEETRPGVHVKGAIQGALQGEKQSGEHTYDDTDDEDAPITLRADRMETSTPNATRSTETPSPETSGSPRLEPPRTLALSSIVSEKGFSAKESTTASILAQLLSSPSSSAPEKSSVGQVLASVLQKASEEASTKEPKRAESLRSLANYFSEKERMVMPTERTIPEDDSPPVSPPVLPLPSTGITGSIFSRILGSSSISMSLPPARPVTTTASSTPNVLTTSSPLLPRAGFGRTASGTNLKGLAESLSFPDEEKRRSLDVSGLHFPSGTSGLYTEGPTARVPALRRRASSGDLEKMGSSSGDQLSSPGAFGGRLSRGSSSGNLQDLSSSSPDSSPNADVGFFGRLKRRPSLGSLTDIIQKSSISAMPISGPPRVQRASSIDSAAVFQPSQRSQSPTRLEPGFGSSDSAQIPAPSTSSGFFSGSRLSSLAGVRGMWSRGEASSLPGAAPAHAPFGATRSEDRLEKINKAFALEDFGGMGLMSFFGGKTQNSSPPK